AGCAAGATCATTGCTTGCATTGACACAAGAAGCAAGAGCAGAAAAAGAACCAATATTACTAAAATCATTATCAAGAATCGGTTTAGTTACAGAAAATGCATCATTAGATGATGTACTTAATCTTAAACCAACTGATTTACTTGCAAGAAGGTTACAAACAATTGTCTCAAAAAAATTAGGATTTAAAACACCATATCAAGCAAGACAAGCTGTAATTCACGGCCATATTATGGTTGGAGACAGAAAAGTTGACATCCCATCATATACGGTCACAGTTGCAGAAGAAGACAGTGTTCATTTTAGCCCTGAATCAAAAATTCCAGAAATGTTAGAAAAAACAAAAGCTGAGGCACCAAAAGTTGAAGGACCTGCTGAAGGTGAAGAAGCAACTCCTGCTGAAGCAACTCCTGCTGAAGCAACTCCTGCTGAAGCAACTCCTGCTGAAGCAACTCCTGCTGAAGCAACTCCTGCTGAAGCACCAAAAGCAGACTAATCATAACATCATTATCAGTAAATACCCCTATTATCAGATAAAATTACATGTGTTCAATTATTGGATATTCTGGAAATGAAATTGCATCTCCAATTATCGTAAAGGGCTTAAAAAGAATGGAGTACAGGGGATACGACAGTGTCGGAGTTGCAACCGAATCAGATAACGGAATTGAATTAAAAAAAGGGACAGGTAAAGTAAATGAAGTAAATTCCAAAATGCAATTAGATAAACTACCAGGAAAAGTTGGAATTGGTCATACAAGATGGGCAACTCATGGAAAAGTAACAGAACTCAATGCACATCCACATCCAAGTAATTCTGGAAAAATTGCAATTGTTCATAATGGAATTATAGAAAATTTTGAAGAATTAAAAAAGCAATTGGAAGAAGAAGGATATAATTTCAAAAGTGAAACAGACAGTGAAATAATTGCAAATTTGTTACAAAAAAATTATGAATCTACAAAAAATGTTAAAGAAACAATAATGAAGACAGTTGCGGTAATCAAAGGACATTATGCATTTGTTGCAATGTTTGAAAACGGTCAAATAGCAGCAGCAAGATTCCACGAACCATTAATTGTAGGAGTTGGACAAGAGAATATTTTCTTGTCAAGTGATGTATTAGGTTTCATAGAATATACAGATAATGCAATATACATGAAAAGTGGAAATTT
This window of the Candidatus Nitrosomarinus catalina genome carries:
- a CDS encoding 30S ribosomal protein S4, whose translation is MGDPKYPRKVWRKPKRPLNYELKMDELQTLGTFGLRTKRELWKAHTELSRVRQQARSLLALTQEARAEKEPILLKSLSRIGLVTENASLDDVLNLKPTDLLARRLQTIVSKKLGFKTPYQARQAVIHGHIMVGDRKVDIPSYTVTVAEEDSVHFSPESKIPEMLEKTKAEAPKVEGPAEGEEATPAEATPAEATPAEATPAEATPAEATPAEAPKAD